A single Thermoanaerobacterium sp. RBIITD DNA region contains:
- the dapF gene encoding diaminopimelate epimerase has translation MKFTKMNGLGNDFIVLENLDNKDIDYGVLARKLCDRHFGIGADGLLIVEPSGMADIKMRIINSDGSEAEMCGNGSRCFAKYVYENNIVKKEKMMVETLSGVIMPELIFSNGVVEKVKVHMGNPIFKTDMIPVKVDKKTFVEEPIKINGHLYIVTSILVGVPHTIVFVNTIDENMVLSLGPLIEKLQIFPRGTNVDFVKVEDNENISVRTWERGAGLTLACGTGACASAVASAVTEKTKRDVYVHFKGGDLYIEWTDDNNIFLTGKAEKVFTGEIHGV, from the coding sequence ATGAAATTTACTAAGATGAATGGTCTTGGCAATGATTTTATTGTATTAGAAAATTTAGATAATAAAGATATCGACTATGGAGTATTAGCTCGAAAACTATGCGATAGACATTTTGGAATTGGTGCCGATGGGCTTTTAATAGTAGAACCATCAGGTATGGCTGATATCAAAATGAGAATAATCAATTCAGATGGCAGCGAAGCGGAAATGTGTGGCAATGGTTCTCGCTGTTTTGCAAAATATGTTTATGAAAACAATATTGTTAAAAAGGAAAAGATGATGGTAGAAACATTGTCAGGGGTTATTATGCCCGAATTGATTTTTAGTAATGGAGTAGTCGAAAAAGTAAAGGTTCATATGGGAAATCCCATTTTCAAAACAGATATGATACCTGTTAAGGTAGATAAAAAGACTTTCGTTGAAGAACCAATTAAGATAAATGGACATTTATATATTGTCACATCAATACTTGTTGGTGTACCACATACAATTGTATTTGTAAATACCATAGATGAAAATATGGTATTAAGTTTAGGTCCGTTGATAGAAAAATTACAGATATTTCCACGCGGAACAAATGTTGATTTTGTCAAAGTAGAAGACAATGAAAATATTTCTGTAAGGACGTGGGAGAGAGGTGCGGGCTTGACACTTGCATGTGGTACTGGCGCTTGTGCATCTGCAGTAGCCTCGGCTGTTACAGAGAAAACTAAAAGGGATGTTTATGTCCATTTTAAAGGTGGAGATCTTTATATTGAATGGACAGATGATAATAATATATTTCTAACAGGAAAAGCTGAAAAAGTATTTACAGGTGAAATACATGGCGTTTAA
- the istB gene encoding IS21-like element helper ATPase IstB, whose amino-acid sequence MNKKEISKEIEQFATSLKLPGIKKYFREDTKDAAARDISYEEYLYGLLQKEYDLRQEHAKENRIRLANFPYKKYLEDLKVEYLPDDANRKLKILSSLEFIKNGQNVILAGNPGTGKTHIAIGLGIKACLAGYRVLFTTIPTLINQLKESRSERTLHTFENKFAKYDLVIADELGYISFDKEGSELLFTNLSLRAGRKSTIITTNLSFERWAEIFQDPVMTAAMVDRLTHKAYLVNMNGNSYRLKETEEWIKSQNIA is encoded by the coding sequence ATGAATAAAAAAGAAATATCAAAAGAAATAGAACAATTTGCAACAAGCTTAAAACTACCAGGGATAAAGAAATATTTTAGAGAAGATACAAAAGATGCTGCAGCAAGAGATATAAGCTATGAAGAATACTTATACGGATTGCTCCAGAAAGAATATGATCTAAGACAGGAACATGCGAAAGAAAATCGTATAAGACTAGCTAATTTTCCATACAAAAAATATCTAGAAGACCTAAAAGTAGAGTATCTACCAGATGATGCGAATAGAAAATTAAAGATATTAAGTTCACTTGAATTTATTAAGAATGGACAAAATGTAATACTTGCAGGAAATCCAGGTACAGGCAAAACACATATAGCAATAGGACTAGGCATAAAAGCTTGTTTGGCAGGATATAGAGTACTATTCACAACAATTCCAACTTTAATAAATCAATTAAAAGAAAGTAGATCAGAAAGAACATTACACACTTTTGAAAACAAATTTGCGAAATACGATCTAGTAATAGCAGACGAACTTGGCTATATCTCTTTTGACAAAGAGGGATCTGAGCTTTTATTTACAAACTTATCATTAAGAGCAGGAAGAAAATCAACGATAATAACAACAAACTTATCATTTGAAAGGTGGGCTGAAATATTTCAAGATCCAGTGATGACAGCAGCGATGGTAGATAGACTAACACATAAAGCCTATTTAGTAAATATGAATGGAAATTCATATAGACTTAAAGAAACGGAGGAATGGATAAAGAGTCAGAATATTGCTTAA
- the thpR gene encoding RNA 2',3'-cyclic phosphodiesterase yields the protein MRAFLAVKLSDMAVNEIANLQEELKKYTLKGRWTKKDNLHITLKFLGEINTDDVDKIKDATEDVAKSFSPFNIRIDKIGCFKGKESYRILWVGIDNDKELKILHDKIEDNLLKIGFKKDDRNFKTHITIARDISLNIDVNKINKIFQLKSDSFMVSNIYLMESKLENNKRIYTNIFDVLLNKVK from the coding sequence ATGAGAGCATTTTTGGCAGTTAAATTAAGTGATATGGCCGTTAACGAAATTGCAAATTTACAGGAAGAACTTAAAAAATATACTTTAAAGGGAAGATGGACAAAAAAAGATAATTTACATATAACACTCAAATTTTTAGGCGAAATAAATACTGACGATGTAGACAAAATTAAAGATGCAACAGAGGATGTGGCGAAAAGTTTTTCTCCATTTAATATTAGAATAGATAAAATCGGCTGTTTTAAAGGTAAAGAAAGTTATAGAATTTTATGGGTTGGCATTGACAATGATAAAGAGCTGAAAATTCTTCATGATAAAATCGAAGACAATCTATTAAAAATAGGATTTAAAAAAGATGATAGAAATTTTAAGACACATATTACAATAGCGAGAGATATATCGTTAAATATTGATGTGAATAAAATAAATAAAATATTTCAATTGAAATCCGATAGTTTTATGGTATCTAATATTTATTTGATGGAAAGCAAATTAGAGAATAATAAAAGAATTTATACAAACATATTTGATGTCTTACTAAATAAAGTAAAATAA
- a CDS encoding NFACT RNA binding domain-containing protein, translating into MALDGITLYAVINELKEEIIGGKIDKIYQPEKDEIMLIIRNKGKNYKLLLSSNANYPRIYLTDENKENPTVPPMFCMLLRKYLQGGKLLDIYQIRFDRIALIDIESRDEFENMVIKTLVIEIMGRHSNIVLIDKNSRVIVDSIKRVYHDMSKVREILPGLKYDLPPSQNKINITNISKDVFFESLKLLKGKKIEKAILTLFEGFSPVLSREMTFRSQVNDKYVEELTNNEIENLYFNLSEFKLTITSNNFKPCTAYIDNNPIEFSCIDLKQYINLKFHKNVNEAALTFYKEKANVENIKTRSHDLKKLIEVHLERLYTKLDKQMDELNNAEKSDIYRLYGELITANLYKLDKKINEFKTINYYTGEEIQIPLDVKYTPAENAQRYFKKYTKAKNAVRILTKQIDDTKEEIEYLEGQLINLEQCTLPTEIDEIREELSDMGYIRKKDKNKKQKKVVSQPIHVVSSDNFDIYIGKNNVQNDYLTLRFASANDIWLHTKNIPGSHVIIKNKDSNIPYTTILEAAKLAAAHSKAKNSSNVPVDYTFKKYVKKPSGAKPGFVIYTNQKTLYVTP; encoded by the coding sequence ATGGCACTCGATGGTATAACTTTATATGCAGTTATAAATGAATTAAAAGAAGAAATCATTGGTGGTAAAATAGATAAAATATATCAGCCTGAAAAAGACGAAATAATGTTAATAATAAGAAATAAAGGTAAAAATTATAAACTTCTTTTATCAAGTAATGCAAACTATCCGAGAATATATCTTACAGATGAAAATAAAGAAAACCCAACTGTGCCTCCTATGTTTTGCATGTTATTGCGCAAATATCTCCAAGGTGGAAAATTATTAGATATTTATCAGATCCGATTTGATAGAATTGCTTTAATTGATATTGAAAGTCGTGATGAGTTTGAGAACATGGTAATAAAAACATTGGTCATAGAAATTATGGGCAGACACAGCAATATTGTATTGATTGATAAAAACAGTAGAGTTATTGTTGATAGTATTAAGCGTGTATACCATGACATGAGTAAAGTACGCGAAATTTTACCAGGCTTAAAATATGACTTACCACCATCACAAAATAAAATAAATATAACTAATATTTCTAAGGATGTATTTTTTGAATCATTAAAATTACTAAAGGGTAAGAAAATCGAAAAAGCCATTTTGACTTTATTTGAAGGATTTAGCCCCGTTCTATCGAGGGAAATGACTTTTAGAAGTCAAGTAAATGACAAATATGTAGAAGAACTTACAAATAATGAAATTGAAAACTTATATTTTAATTTATCAGAGTTTAAGTTGACAATAACAAGCAATAATTTCAAGCCTTGTACCGCTTACATCGATAATAATCCTATTGAGTTTTCTTGTATAGATCTTAAACAGTATATTAATTTAAAATTTCATAAAAATGTTAATGAAGCTGCATTGACATTTTATAAAGAAAAAGCAAATGTTGAAAACATAAAAACCCGTTCGCATGATTTAAAAAAATTGATCGAAGTACATCTTGAAAGACTATACACTAAACTTGATAAACAAATGGATGAACTAAATAATGCAGAAAAATCTGATATTTATAGATTATATGGAGAACTTATAACTGCTAATTTATATAAGCTAGATAAAAAAATTAATGAATTTAAAACAATAAATTATTATACAGGAGAGGAAATCCAAATACCTCTTGATGTTAAATACACACCTGCAGAAAACGCGCAAAGATATTTTAAAAAATATACAAAAGCCAAAAATGCTGTTAGAATTTTAACTAAACAAATCGACGATACTAAAGAAGAAATAGAATATTTGGAGGGTCAGCTTATAAATTTAGAGCAATGTACATTGCCAACCGAAATAGATGAAATAAGGGAAGAGCTATCTGATATGGGTTATATCAGAAAAAAAGATAAAAATAAAAAGCAAAAAAAGGTTGTTTCACAGCCAATCCATGTTGTATCGTCTGATAATTTTGATATTTACATCGGCAAAAATAACGTACAAAATGATTATCTTACTTTAAGATTTGCATCTGCAAATGATATATGGCTACACACTAAAAATATTCCAGGATCACATGTAATAATTAAAAATAAAGATAGTAATATACCATATACAACTATACTTGAGGCAGCAAAACTGGCTGCCGCACACAGCAAGGCAAAGAATTCGTCAAATGTCCCTGTCGACTATACGTTTAAAAAATATGTTAAAAAACCATCTGGAGCAAAGCCAGGATTTGTAATCTATACAAATCAAAAAACATTATATGTTACACCATAA
- a CDS encoding Chromate resistance protein ChrB gives MKWILLIYKVPSNSSTARVTVWRKIKKIGALYLQQSVCITPYNEDFLKKVEMLKDEIYSMGGDLKSFISETTDDKMEKQIIQEFNKQRTEEYMEIKEQCEAYFDEIKMEIGRNNLTYAELEENEDELNKLHKWFDNVLKRDIFGAEIKNEVQLLLEKADEEFEMFASLVYDNYKKNE, from the coding sequence ATGAAGTGGATTTTATTGATTTATAAAGTTCCATCAAATTCTTCAACGGCAAGAGTCACTGTTTGGAGAAAGATAAAAAAAATAGGAGCTTTGTATTTACAACAATCTGTATGTATAACACCATATAATGAAGATTTTTTAAAAAAAGTAGAAATGTTGAAGGATGAAATATATTCTATGGGTGGTGACTTAAAATCATTTATTTCCGAAACAACTGATGATAAAATGGAAAAACAAATAATACAGGAATTTAATAAACAGCGAACAGAAGAATATATGGAAATTAAAGAACAGTGTGAAGCATATTTTGACGAAATAAAAATGGAAATAGGTAGAAATAATTTGACATATGCTGAGCTTGAAGAGAATGAAGATGAATTAAACAAGCTACATAAATGGTTTGATAATGTTTTAAAACGAGATATATTCGGTGCGGAAATAAAAAATGAAGTGCAATTATTATTAGAAAAAGCCGATGAAGAATTTGAGATGTTTGCTTCATTAGTTTATGACAATTATAAGAAGAATGAATAG
- a CDS encoding GNAT family protein, which produces MACAPGIKNVGKINLGVRTLYYFRRHGKKNPKKSGEFAIVINKTSEYIGNIAWKNRNCEIEIMIDEEKYRNNGYGTEALQLLINFIFNELNLHRIELRDYDFKERVIRCYKKCGFKKMDY; this is translated from the coding sequence ATTGCTTGTGCACCTGGTATAAAAAATGTTGGTAAAATAAATCTTGGAGTAAGGACACTATACTACTTTAGAAGACATGGGAAAAAGAATCCAAAGAAATCAGGTGAATTTGCGATTGTTATAAATAAAACTTCTGAATACATTGGAAATATTGCTTGGAAAAATAGAAACTGCGAAATAGAAATAATGATAGATGAAGAAAAATATCGCAATAATGGATATGGCACAGAAGCTTTGCAATTATTAATTAATTTTATATTTAATGAATTAAACTTGCATAGAATAGAATTAAGAGATTATGATTTTAAAGAAAGAGTAATAAGGTGTTATAAAAAATGTGGATTTAAAAAGATGGATTATTGA
- a CDS encoding YicC/YloC family endoribonuclease, whose product MIKSMTGFGRGEVRKGGFYICIEIKTLNHRFLDIALKLPRQLNGLEERIRATIAKYIKRGRVEINVVFEPYEKGINILDLDNDLLEQYFKILESIKVNYASSESIKISDLLSLPDIIKVKNTDLDVDEVWVTFEKALSEGIKNLIDMRVKEGIKLKNDIINRLDILNNFIDKIEERSPIVVQEYKSKLETRIKELTNGNIDQSRFLTEVAIMADRTSITEEITRLRSHINQFKSSLDSDMPIGKKLDFITQEMNREVNTIGSKSMDIEITNGVIELKDQIEKIREQVQNIE is encoded by the coding sequence ATGATAAAAAGCATGACTGGGTTTGGAAGAGGTGAAGTAAGAAAGGGTGGATTCTATATATGTATAGAAATCAAAACCCTAAATCATCGTTTTTTAGATATTGCCTTAAAACTTCCAAGACAGCTAAATGGATTAGAAGAAAGAATTAGGGCAACTATTGCAAAATATATTAAAAGAGGGAGAGTAGAAATAAATGTAGTATTTGAGCCATATGAAAAGGGTATAAATATTCTTGATTTAGATAATGATTTATTAGAACAGTATTTTAAAATATTAGAAAGTATAAAAGTGAATTATGCTTCCTCTGAAAGCATCAAAATAAGTGATTTATTGTCACTTCCTGATATAATAAAAGTAAAAAATACAGATCTTGATGTTGATGAAGTTTGGGTAACTTTTGAGAAAGCACTCTCTGAAGGAATTAAAAATTTAATTGACATGAGAGTAAAAGAAGGTATAAAATTAAAAAATGATATAATAAATAGATTAGATATACTTAATAATTTTATTGATAAGATAGAAGAGAGAAGCCCAATTGTTGTACAGGAATATAAAAGTAAATTGGAAACTCGCATAAAAGAATTAACAAATGGTAATATTGATCAAAGCAGATTTTTAACCGAAGTGGCAATAATGGCTGATAGAACAAGCATTACTGAAGAGATAACAAGATTAAGAAGCCATATTAATCAGTTTAAGAGTTCCTTAGATAGTGATATGCCTATTGGGAAAAAACTTGATTTCATAACACAGGAAATGAATCGAGAGGTTAATACAATAGGTTCTAAGTCAATGGATATTGAAATTACGAATGGTGTGATAGAATTAAAGGATCAAATAGAAAAGATAAGGGAGCAAGTTCAAAACATAGAGTAG